From Halobacterium sp. R2-5, the proteins below share one genomic window:
- a CDS encoding 4Fe-4S ferredoxin N-terminal domain-containing protein, translated as MPDPDDNPVSFDDDERERMERLLDDTEYDTELGVEMAKDAQRVAAGELSEAEFYRQYHDDVLEEFGEDDRELTGLLDDAGGDGFGDRLSGLADDEGLSRREVLKKGGAAAVALGLFASADAENAAAAQDDEGEGTRYGMTINLNNCDGCLACVVACNEEHNTSAGANWMYVFTYEDEDQDDENFLVRPCQHCTDSPCTKVCPVGARHTREQDGLVLTDYDICIGCRYCEVSCPYGVNYFQWGEPDVPESEIDDDHQIDERGRWVGSRPPQGVMGKCTFCVDRQDGQMGEEKVGTTACEEACAMDAIHFGDMNDPESAPNQHLREYRESQENDQSFPNRKDHTVSTFKLMEERGTDPNVHYIGNEPSPHAEQVDGPVTYEDAGIVDNRKEEVLDNGAMANTEGEEA; from the coding sequence ATGCCAGACCCAGACGACAACCCCGTATCGTTCGACGACGACGAGCGAGAGCGCATGGAACGCCTGCTCGACGACACCGAGTACGACACGGAACTCGGCGTCGAGATGGCGAAAGACGCCCAGCGCGTCGCCGCGGGCGAACTGAGCGAGGCGGAGTTCTACCGCCAGTACCACGACGACGTTCTCGAGGAGTTCGGCGAGGACGACCGCGAGCTCACGGGCCTGCTCGACGACGCCGGCGGCGACGGCTTCGGCGACCGGCTCTCCGGGCTCGCCGACGACGAGGGACTCTCCCGGCGCGAGGTGCTGAAGAAGGGCGGCGCCGCGGCGGTCGCGCTCGGGCTGTTCGCGAGCGCGGACGCCGAGAACGCGGCCGCCGCCCAGGACGACGAGGGCGAGGGCACCCGCTACGGGATGACTATCAACCTCAACAACTGTGACGGCTGTCTCGCCTGCGTCGTCGCGTGCAACGAGGAGCACAACACCTCCGCGGGCGCGAACTGGATGTACGTGTTCACGTACGAGGACGAGGACCAGGACGACGAGAACTTCCTCGTGCGGCCGTGCCAACACTGCACGGACTCGCCGTGTACGAAGGTGTGTCCGGTCGGCGCGCGGCACACCCGCGAGCAGGACGGCCTCGTGCTCACGGACTACGACATCTGCATCGGCTGCCGGTACTGCGAGGTGTCGTGTCCGTACGGCGTGAACTACTTCCAGTGGGGCGAGCCCGACGTCCCGGAGAGCGAGATCGACGACGACCACCAGATAGACGAGCGCGGCCGCTGGGTCGGCTCCCGGCCGCCGCAGGGCGTGATGGGCAAGTGCACGTTCTGCGTCGACCGCCAGGACGGCCAGATGGGCGAGGAGAAGGTCGGCACCACCGCCTGCGAGGAGGCGTGCGCGATGGACGCCATCCACTTCGGGGACATGAACGACCCGGAGAGCGCGCCCAACCAACACCTCCGGGAGTACCGCGAGAGCCAGGAGAACGACCAGTCGTTCCCCAACCGCAAGGACCACACCGTCTCCACGTTCAAACTCATGGAGGAGCGCGGCACGGACCCGAACGTCCACTACATCGGGAACGAGCCGTCGCCGCACGCCGAACAGGTCGACGGCCCCGTGACGTACGAGGACGCCGGCATCGTCGACAACCGCAAGGAGGAGGTGCTCGACAACGGCGCGATGGCCAACACGGAGGGCGAAGAGGCATGA
- the nrfD gene encoding NrfD/PsrC family molybdoenzyme membrane anchor subunit, with protein MSVDVTGVGRDTLVRPIQTFSKQYVAAFLLAVAGVGVWLFFYVQQLEHGLVVTHLGDWGSGGGVPWGLYIGAFIWWVGIAHGGIILSAAVRLLGMDDYQPVARMAELLTIAALTCAGLYILIHVGRPDRLVTSVLPAWPTRVQWSPLVWDVTVITAYFVLTATYLLLTIRYDVHRLRDRLPDRFEPLYRALLVGYSGKEDAVVERMVWWLAFAIIIMAPLLLHGGVIPWLFALLPSMAGWAGGVQGPSFLSIALTSAVSGIIIIAAAFRYAYDWQELIPEQVFYGLSKWLGFFGLLFLWLQLQQVITGIFAAPTTLQHATEVKIATPVYWVAIGLVVAAELYIFASALKASLFSIPRIVTVSVLVLVGTLIEKTLFVVEGLQHAHFQLYDAVPGVYVPSPVELSSLVGAVSIVVLFFLAVSKVIPVVELHAIEDDHEEVTE; from the coding sequence GTGAGCGTCGACGTCACCGGCGTCGGTCGCGACACGCTCGTGCGGCCGATACAGACGTTCTCGAAGCAGTACGTCGCCGCCTTCCTGCTGGCGGTCGCGGGCGTCGGCGTCTGGCTGTTCTTCTACGTCCAGCAGCTCGAACACGGCCTCGTCGTCACTCACCTCGGCGACTGGGGGTCCGGCGGCGGCGTCCCGTGGGGGCTGTACATCGGCGCGTTCATCTGGTGGGTCGGCATCGCCCACGGCGGCATCATCCTCTCCGCCGCCGTCCGACTGCTCGGCATGGACGACTACCAGCCCGTCGCGCGGATGGCCGAACTGCTCACCATCGCCGCGCTCACCTGCGCCGGCCTCTACATCCTCATCCACGTCGGCCGGCCGGACCGCCTCGTCACGAGCGTGCTGCCCGCGTGGCCGACCCGCGTCCAGTGGTCGCCGCTCGTCTGGGACGTCACCGTCATCACCGCGTACTTCGTGCTGACGGCGACGTACCTGCTGTTGACGATTCGGTACGACGTCCACCGGCTGCGCGACCGCCTCCCCGACCGCTTCGAGCCGCTGTACAGGGCGCTGCTGGTCGGGTACAGCGGGAAGGAGGACGCGGTCGTCGAGCGCATGGTGTGGTGGCTCGCGTTCGCCATCATCATCATGGCGCCGCTGCTGCTCCACGGCGGCGTCATCCCGTGGCTGTTCGCCCTGCTGCCGTCGATGGCCGGCTGGGCGGGCGGCGTCCAGGGGCCGTCGTTCCTCTCCATCGCGCTGACCTCGGCGGTCAGCGGCATCATCATCATCGCCGCGGCGTTCCGGTACGCCTACGACTGGCAGGAGCTCATCCCGGAGCAGGTGTTCTACGGCCTCTCGAAGTGGCTGGGGTTCTTCGGACTGCTCTTCCTCTGGCTGCAGCTCCAGCAGGTCATCACGGGCATCTTCGCCGCGCCGACCACGCTCCAGCACGCCACCGAAGTCAAGATCGCGACGCCCGTCTACTGGGTCGCCATCGGGCTCGTCGTCGCCGCGGAGCTGTACATCTTCGCGTCCGCGCTGAAAGCGTCGCTGTTCTCGATTCCGCGCATCGTCACGGTCTCCGTGCTGGTGCTCGTCGGCACCCTCATCGAGAAGACGCTGTTCGTCGTCGAGGGGCTCCAGCACGCGCACTTCCAGCTGTACGACGCCGTCCCCGGCGTCTACGTCCCGTCGCCCGTGGAGCTGTCCTCGCTCGTGGGCGCGGTGAGTATCGTCGTGCTGTTCTTCCTCGCCGTCTCGAAGGTGATTCCGGTGGTGGAACTGCACGCCATCGAGGACGACCACGAGGAGGTGACCGAGTGA
- a CDS encoding ATP-binding protein — MTGLLFAGYVAVFAASSLACLAGLAHVGRVDDPDTRRGLAALLVTSGGWAAAQAGFLVAPGTDLKVAVYTVGLVCGIATVGAWLYFCSAYTGRAVHRDPTVRRVALGVFLAVVAVKLTNPVHGFYFGVERVSAPFPHLAVDHYAVHWVVMGTAYALAAVGYFMLFELLGQTGYDTRPLLALVAVTGLPVAADVIGASTSVLPELSYESLGVAAFALGVLFVFLDRFQAVQLAGDVEDAVVFLTDEGDVRDANERAVALFPDLDGATGQPLSAVVPAVAARLGGEQDVLELARGGETRYYQVSATPFTFGGTRVGEMVVVNDVTSEEDARRQIQRQNERLGQFASVVSHDLRNPLNVAAGRVDLERERHASEHLDAAARALDRMEQIIEGVLMLAREGEDIGERSRASLASLAETAWASVAAERATLVVDADLAFDADADRVVQLLENLYRNSVEHGGPTVTVQVGVLDDGSGFYVEDDGPGIPAEHRDGVFEMGYTTSDGTGLGLSIVDTIASAHGWDVSVTAAANSGSGARFEVRGVESAD, encoded by the coding sequence ATGACCGGACTGCTCTTCGCCGGCTACGTCGCGGTGTTCGCCGCGTCGTCGCTGGCGTGCCTCGCTGGCCTCGCGCACGTCGGTCGCGTCGACGACCCGGACACGCGCCGCGGGCTCGCCGCACTACTCGTGACCAGCGGCGGCTGGGCGGCCGCGCAGGCGGGCTTCCTCGTCGCGCCCGGGACCGACCTCAAGGTCGCGGTGTACACTGTGGGACTCGTCTGCGGCATCGCGACCGTGGGCGCGTGGCTGTACTTCTGTTCGGCGTACACGGGGCGGGCGGTCCACCGCGACCCGACGGTTAGACGGGTCGCGCTCGGCGTCTTCCTCGCGGTCGTCGCCGTGAAGCTCACGAACCCCGTCCACGGCTTCTACTTCGGCGTCGAGCGGGTGTCGGCGCCGTTCCCGCACCTCGCCGTGGACCACTACGCCGTCCACTGGGTGGTGATGGGGACCGCGTACGCGCTCGCCGCCGTCGGCTACTTCATGCTGTTCGAGCTGCTCGGGCAGACGGGCTACGACACGCGCCCGCTGCTCGCGCTCGTCGCCGTCACGGGTCTCCCGGTCGCCGCCGACGTAATCGGCGCGTCGACGTCGGTGCTCCCCGAACTCAGCTACGAGTCGCTGGGCGTCGCGGCGTTCGCGCTGGGCGTGCTGTTCGTCTTCCTCGACCGCTTCCAGGCCGTCCAGCTCGCCGGCGACGTCGAGGACGCGGTGGTCTTCCTCACCGACGAGGGCGACGTCAGGGACGCCAACGAGCGCGCGGTAGCGCTGTTCCCCGACCTCGACGGTGCGACCGGCCAGCCGCTCTCGGCGGTGGTGCCCGCGGTCGCCGCGCGGCTCGGCGGCGAGCAGGACGTCCTCGAACTCGCCCGCGGCGGCGAGACGCGGTACTACCAGGTGTCCGCGACGCCGTTCACGTTCGGCGGGACGCGCGTCGGGGAGATGGTCGTGGTGAACGACGTCACCAGCGAGGAGGACGCGCGCCGCCAGATTCAACGGCAGAACGAGCGCCTCGGGCAGTTCGCGAGCGTCGTCAGTCACGACCTCCGTAATCCCCTGAACGTCGCCGCGGGCCGCGTGGACCTGGAGCGCGAGCGCCACGCCAGCGAACACCTCGACGCGGCGGCGCGCGCGCTCGACCGCATGGAGCAGATCATCGAGGGCGTGCTGATGCTCGCTCGCGAGGGCGAGGACATCGGCGAGCGCTCGCGGGCGTCGCTGGCGTCGCTAGCCGAGACGGCGTGGGCGTCCGTCGCCGCCGAGCGCGCGACGCTCGTCGTCGACGCCGACCTCGCGTTCGACGCGGACGCCGACCGGGTCGTCCAGTTGCTGGAGAACCTCTACCGCAACAGCGTCGAGCACGGCGGCCCGACGGTCACCGTGCAGGTCGGCGTCCTCGACGACGGGTCGGGGTTCTACGTGGAGGACGACGGCCCCGGCATCCCCGCCGAGCACCGCGACGGCGTCTTCGAGATGGGGTACACGACCAGCGACGGCACCGGACTCGGGCTCTCCATCGTCGACACCATCGCGTCCGCGCACGGCTGGGACGTCTCGGTCACCGCCGCGGCGAACAGCGGTTCCGGCGCGCGCTTCGAAGTCCGGGGCGTCGAGTCCGCGGACTGA
- a CDS encoding EamA family transporter, which produces MVGSSILVAVAALVLYGAWAVTAGVATRSVTPLNAVFVSYVAGIAVVGAYVLFTRRPVTGSRVDLAFAAVSGVCLAAGTVGFYAALARGSMPVVSAIVALYFVIPAVVGVLYFDAALSATNVAGLALAVAAVVLVAS; this is translated from the coding sequence ATGGTCGGTTCGTCGATCCTCGTCGCGGTCGCGGCGCTCGTGCTGTACGGCGCGTGGGCGGTCACGGCAGGGGTGGCGACGCGGAGCGTGACGCCGCTGAACGCCGTGTTCGTGTCGTACGTCGCGGGCATCGCGGTCGTCGGCGCGTACGTCCTGTTCACGCGCCGCCCGGTCACCGGCTCGCGCGTCGACCTCGCGTTCGCGGCCGTGTCCGGCGTCTGTCTGGCCGCGGGCACCGTCGGCTTCTACGCGGCGCTCGCACGCGGCAGCATGCCCGTCGTCTCCGCCATCGTGGCGCTGTACTTCGTGATCCCCGCGGTCGTCGGCGTGCTCTACTTCGACGCCGCGCTCTCGGCGACGAACGTCGCGGGGCTCGCGCTCGCCGTCGCGGCGGTCGTGCTCGTCGCGTCCTGA
- a CDS encoding Mrp/NBP35 family ATP-binding protein — protein sequence MTTAPELRARLADVEDPLNDDDIVSMGLVNDVTVNEDTARVSLAFNAPYSPAEIDIGNDIREVVEDADLEPDLRANVGDEHGFDDEVLPGVKNVVAVASGKGGVGKTTVAANLAAGLNDRGARVGILDADVHGPNVPRILPTENEPGVTPNEDIVPPRSDGVMVMSTDHLMPDGDEPAVMRGPMVNNVMMKFINEVQWGRLDYLVVDLPPGTGDASLNLLQTLPVAGVVVVTTPQEMAVADARKGLKLFAEHDAPVLGVVENMSAYHCPNCDDVHDVFGSGGAQEIHEDYDVPVLAELPVHPDFGETGGPTIREVDSAVRDDLFEFVDATADRVGEINRRKVAEHVEERGDDVPEEADAPAGSP from the coding sequence ATGACCACTGCACCCGAACTCCGAGCACGACTCGCCGACGTGGAGGACCCGCTGAACGACGACGACATCGTCTCGATGGGGCTCGTCAACGACGTCACCGTCAACGAGGACACCGCCCGCGTCTCGCTGGCGTTCAACGCGCCGTACTCGCCCGCCGAAATCGACATCGGCAACGACATCCGCGAGGTCGTCGAGGACGCCGACCTCGAACCCGACCTGCGCGCGAACGTCGGCGACGAGCACGGCTTCGACGACGAGGTTCTGCCCGGCGTGAAGAACGTCGTCGCGGTCGCGTCCGGGAAGGGCGGCGTCGGGAAGACGACGGTCGCCGCGAACCTCGCGGCCGGCCTGAACGACCGCGGCGCGCGCGTCGGCATCCTCGACGCGGACGTCCACGGGCCGAACGTCCCCCGCATCCTCCCGACCGAGAACGAGCCCGGCGTCACGCCGAACGAAGACATCGTGCCGCCGCGCTCCGACGGCGTGATGGTGATGAGCACCGACCACCTGATGCCCGACGGCGACGAACCCGCAGTGATGCGCGGGCCGATGGTGAACAACGTGATGATGAAGTTCATCAACGAGGTCCAGTGGGGACGGCTGGACTACCTCGTCGTCGACCTCCCGCCGGGGACGGGCGACGCGTCGCTGAACCTCCTGCAGACGCTGCCCGTCGCGGGCGTCGTGGTCGTCACGACCCCGCAGGAGATGGCGGTCGCGGACGCCCGGAAGGGCCTGAAGCTGTTCGCCGAGCACGACGCGCCCGTCCTCGGCGTCGTCGAGAACATGTCCGCGTACCACTGCCCGAACTGCGACGACGTCCACGACGTGTTCGGTAGCGGCGGGGCACAGGAGATTCACGAGGACTACGACGTGCCCGTGCTCGCCGAGCTCCCCGTCCACCCGGACTTCGGGGAGACCGGCGGCCCGACGATTCGCGAGGTGGACAGCGCCGTCCGGGACGACCTCTTCGAGTTCGTGGACGCGACCGCCGACCGCGTCGGCGAAATCAACCGCCGGAAGGTCGCCGAGCACGTCGAAGAACGCGGCGACGACGTGCCCGAGGAAGCAGACGCGCCCGCCGGCTCGCCGTAG
- a CDS encoding HalOD1 output domain-containing protein, which translates to MNVSLSSGAAGTPSNRILDAVAAQTDSDPVDLPPLYDTIDPEVLDSLVETMDNGAISFTYAGHEITVAHDGELAFSD; encoded by the coding sequence GTGAACGTCTCACTCTCGTCCGGTGCGGCCGGGACGCCCTCGAACCGGATTCTCGACGCGGTAGCAGCGCAGACCGACAGCGACCCGGTGGACCTGCCACCGCTCTACGATACAATCGACCCCGAAGTGCTCGATTCGCTCGTCGAAACGATGGACAACGGCGCGATCTCGTTCACGTACGCCGGCCACGAGATCACTGTCGCTCACGACGGCGAACTCGCGTTCTCCGACTGA